The following are encoded together in the Bradyrhizobium genosp. L genome:
- a CDS encoding NAD-dependent epimerase/dehydratase family protein, whose amino-acid sequence MARILMTGAAGGIGTSLRKLLPPIYPDLLLSDIKQPSDLGAHEKFKAADLADLAQVEAICEGVDGILHFGGYSVEGSWDQIHQANIIGGYNLFEAARKQGVKRVIFASSNHAVGFYPRHHRIGTDVTPRPDSRYGVSKVFGEAVGALYADKHGLKVTCLRIGNFGEAPLDHRRLSIWLKPEDLVQLCRIGLEHPDIHFEVLYGASYNERSWWDNHRAYDLGYRPTGRGEDFREHAMAEQAKLSPDPVGDFYQGGAFCSMEFDGNTRGIIDWKK is encoded by the coding sequence ATGGCACGCATTTTGATGACCGGCGCAGCGGGTGGAATCGGCACGAGCCTGCGGAAATTGCTGCCACCGATCTATCCGGATCTGCTGTTGAGCGACATCAAGCAGCCCTCCGATCTCGGCGCGCACGAAAAATTCAAGGCGGCCGATCTCGCCGACCTCGCGCAGGTCGAGGCGATCTGCGAGGGCGTCGACGGCATTTTGCATTTCGGCGGCTATTCGGTCGAAGGCTCCTGGGACCAGATCCATCAGGCCAATATCATCGGCGGCTATAATCTGTTCGAGGCGGCGCGGAAGCAGGGCGTCAAGCGCGTGATTTTCGCCTCGTCGAACCACGCCGTCGGCTTCTATCCGCGCCACCACCGCATCGGCACCGACGTCACGCCGCGGCCGGACAGCCGCTACGGCGTCAGCAAGGTGTTCGGCGAGGCGGTCGGCGCGCTCTATGCCGACAAGCACGGGCTCAAGGTGACTTGTCTGCGGATCGGCAATTTCGGCGAGGCGCCGCTCGACCATCGCAGGCTCTCGATCTGGCTCAAGCCGGAGGATCTGGTGCAGCTCTGCCGGATCGGGCTCGAGCATCCCGACATCCATTTCGAGGTGCTCTACGGCGCCTCCTACAACGAACGCTCCTGGTGGGACAATCACCGCGCCTACGATCTCGGCTATCGCCCGACAGGAAGGGGTGAAGATTTCCGCGAGCACGCGATGGCCGAGCAGGCCAAGCTGTCACCCGATCCGGTCGGCGATTTCTACCAGGGCGGCGCGTTCTGCAGCATGGAGTTCGACGGCAACACGCGCGGCATCATCGACTGGAAGAAGTGA
- a CDS encoding invasion associated locus B family protein: MRHVVILFGSLAAQLALAGACEAADPRATQLTYEPWTKTCLTQASCFVGAAAHGQCAPSGGTISVSPQTSKRALITANVGTRTMLEGTIGLRIDQDEPIRIANPHCYTLGCGGTVQADGELIERLKHAQTITMEARNLTGQTISLSFPLTHFAQTFDGPGSEPKASGQGSQDAQKQHMEAVKQLPQCDD; this comes from the coding sequence ATGCGCCATGTGGTTATCCTGTTCGGGTCGCTCGCTGCACAGCTCGCGCTTGCCGGCGCCTGCGAAGCAGCCGATCCGCGCGCGACCCAGCTGACCTACGAGCCCTGGACCAAGACCTGCCTGACCCAGGCGAGCTGCTTCGTCGGCGCCGCCGCGCACGGCCAATGCGCGCCGTCGGGCGGCACCATCAGCGTCTCGCCGCAGACCAGCAAGCGCGCGCTGATCACCGCGAATGTCGGCACGCGGACCATGCTGGAAGGCACCATCGGCCTGCGCATCGACCAGGACGAGCCGATCCGGATCGCCAACCCGCATTGTTATACGCTCGGCTGCGGCGGCACGGTGCAGGCCGATGGCGAGCTGATCGAGCGGTTGAAGCATGCGCAGACGATCACGATGGAAGCCAGGAACCTGACCGGTCAGACGATCAGCCTTTCCTTTCCGCTCACTCATTTCGCCCAGACCTTCGATGGGCCCGGAAGCGAGCCCAAAGCATCCGGCCAGGGCTCGCAGGATGCGCAGAAGCAGCACATGGAGGCCGTGAAGCAGCTTCCGCAGTGCGACGATTGA
- a CDS encoding GntR family transcriptional regulator codes for MKAQPAPPDVVQPLSREEEQAVVIRRLEEDIIFGRFSPGLRLVEDTLMQRYSASRHFVRQALFQLERQGIVLREKNVGATVRFYSSDEVRQIYEVREMLTRQAALMIALPAPSGLIDHLSELQRQYCVKADAQDMRGIHETNDAFHIALFSACGNPYLVRSLQDYMNLTLPMRAKNLADSDGLALSRRQHELMIELLKGRDSWALAQLCVDHMQYSKADYLDRIANDKKPQ; via the coding sequence ATGAAAGCCCAGCCCGCACCGCCAGATGTCGTCCAGCCCCTCTCGCGGGAGGAGGAGCAGGCCGTCGTGATCCGCCGGCTGGAGGAGGATATCATCTTCGGCCGGTTCTCCCCCGGTTTGCGGCTGGTCGAGGACACGCTGATGCAGCGCTACAGCGCCAGCCGGCACTTCGTGCGGCAGGCGCTGTTCCAGCTCGAGCGGCAGGGCATCGTGCTGCGCGAGAAGAATGTCGGCGCCACGGTGCGGTTCTATTCGTCGGACGAGGTGCGGCAGATCTACGAGGTGCGCGAGATGCTGACGCGGCAGGCGGCGCTGATGATCGCCCTGCCCGCGCCGTCGGGCCTGATCGATCATCTGAGCGAGCTGCAGCGGCAGTATTGCGTCAAGGCGGATGCGCAGGACATGCGCGGCATCCACGAGACCAACGATGCGTTCCACATCGCGCTGTTTTCGGCCTGCGGCAATCCCTATCTGGTCCGCTCGCTGCAGGACTACATGAACCTGACCCTGCCGATGCGCGCGAAAAACCTTGCCGACAGCGACGGCCTCGCGCTGTCGCGCCGTCAGCACGAACTGATGATCGAGCTCTTGAAGGGCCGCGATAGCTGGGCGCTGGCACAGCTCTGCGTCGATCACATGCAATACAGCAAGGCGGACTATCTCGACCGCATCGCCAACGACAAAAAGCCGCAATAG
- a CDS encoding IlvD/Edd family dehydratase codes for MADGLRKGLTSYGDAGFSLFLRKAFIKAMGYSDDALNRPIVGITNTYSDYNPCHGNVPQIIEAVKRGVMLSGAMPFVFPTISIAESFAHPTSMYLRNLMAMDTEEMIRAQPMDSIIVIGGCDKTLPAQIMAAVSADLPTVVIPVGPMVVGHHKGEVLGACTDCRRLWGKYRAGEIDDQEIEAVNGRLAPSVGTCMVMGTASTMACVTEALGLSLPMSATIPAPHAERFRLAEASGRVAAEMAKVKGPKPSEILTPSSFRNAQIVMQAIGGSTNGLIHLTAIANRSPHKIDLAAFDKLGREVPVLVDLKPSGEHYMEHFHHAGGVPKLMAQLGDLLDLDARTITGQTLRDIVAGAEEVPGQDAIRSKANPIKAEGAMAILHGNLAPRGAVIKQSAASPKLLQHTGRAVVFESVEDMTLRVDDPALDVTADDVLVLRNAGPKGAPGMPEAGYLPIPKKLARTGVKDMVRISDARMSGTAFGTIVLHITPESAVGGPLGLVKSGDMIRLDVAKRSIDLLVDEAELQKRRAALAPAKTPDWAKRGYAHLFNETILQADEGCDFDFMREKGK; via the coding sequence ATGGCCGACGGACTGCGCAAGGGACTGACCAGCTACGGCGATGCGGGCTTCTCGCTGTTCCTGCGCAAGGCCTTCATCAAGGCGATGGGCTATTCGGACGACGCGCTCAACCGCCCCATCGTCGGCATCACCAACACCTATAGCGACTACAACCCCTGCCACGGCAACGTCCCGCAGATCATCGAGGCGGTGAAGCGCGGCGTGATGCTGTCGGGCGCGATGCCATTCGTGTTCCCGACCATCTCGATCGCCGAGAGCTTCGCGCATCCGACCTCGATGTATCTGCGCAATCTGATGGCGATGGACACCGAGGAGATGATCCGCGCCCAGCCGATGGACTCGATCATCGTGATCGGCGGCTGCGACAAGACCTTGCCGGCGCAGATCATGGCCGCCGTCAGCGCCGATCTGCCGACGGTGGTGATCCCGGTCGGGCCGATGGTGGTCGGCCATCACAAGGGCGAGGTGCTCGGCGCCTGCACCGACTGCCGCCGGCTGTGGGGCAAGTATCGCGCCGGCGAGATCGACGACCAGGAGATCGAGGCGGTGAACGGTCGGCTCGCGCCTTCCGTGGGCACGTGCATGGTGATGGGCACGGCCTCGACCATGGCCTGCGTCACCGAGGCGCTCGGGCTGTCGCTGCCGATGAGCGCGACGATTCCGGCGCCGCATGCCGAGCGCTTCCGCCTCGCCGAGGCGAGCGGCCGTGTGGCAGCCGAGATGGCGAAGGTGAAGGGCCCGAAGCCGAGCGAAATCCTGACGCCGTCCTCGTTCCGCAACGCGCAGATCGTGATGCAGGCGATCGGCGGCTCGACCAACGGGCTCATTCATCTGACCGCGATCGCCAACCGCTCGCCTCACAAGATCGATCTTGCCGCGTTCGACAAGCTCGGCCGCGAGGTGCCGGTGCTGGTCGATCTCAAGCCGTCGGGCGAGCATTACATGGAGCATTTCCATCATGCCGGCGGCGTGCCGAAGCTGATGGCGCAACTCGGCGATCTGCTCGATCTCGACGCCAGGACGATCACCGGCCAGACCTTGCGCGACATCGTTGCCGGCGCCGAGGAGGTGCCTGGTCAGGACGCGATCCGCTCCAAGGCTAACCCGATCAAGGCCGAAGGCGCGATGGCGATCCTGCACGGCAACCTCGCGCCGCGCGGCGCCGTCATCAAGCAGTCGGCGGCGAGCCCCAAGCTGCTGCAGCACACCGGGCGCGCGGTGGTGTTCGAGTCGGTCGAGGACATGACCTTGCGGGTCGACGATCCCGCGCTCGATGTCACCGCCGACGACGTGCTGGTGTTGCGCAATGCCGGCCCCAAGGGCGCGCCGGGCATGCCGGAGGCCGGCTATCTGCCGATCCCGAAGAAGCTTGCGCGTACCGGCGTCAAGGACATGGTGCGCATCTCGGACGCTAGGATGAGCGGCACCGCGTTCGGCACCATCGTGCTGCACATCACGCCGGAGTCCGCCGTCGGCGGCCCGCTGGGGCTGGTAAAGAGCGGCGACATGATCCGGCTCGATGTCGCCAAGCGCAGCATCGATCTGTTGGTCGACGAGGCCGAGTTGCAGAAGCGCCGCGCCGCGCTGGCGCCGGCGAAGACGCCGGACTGGGCGAAGCGCGGCTACGCCCATCTCTTCAACGAGACCATCCTGCAGGCCGACGAGGGCTGCGACTTCGATTTCATGCGCGAGAAGGGCAAGTAG
- a CDS encoding TRAP transporter substrate-binding protein, with translation MAAAALLLPAKVGAQEVKHFRFAYDQPRNTGYSIAGDLFAEKLKELSKGTMIVDQYPGAQLGQEPQLLQLVKSGDIEFAIISSANTATISPQAGVMSLHFLFRNEAHVIKALADPQVYDAIKTMIDETAQGLHVIGTGSQGVRHIYGKKEIHNVGDLKGMKVRVQATATEDTMFPAYGAQTVHMPFGSVYTSLQTGVVDAAENSINVYLVNKHYEVAPVLNITEHEANNALVFVSDKLWQSLTAEQKQWVQTAANEVSAKEPAKAFDLERTALTKLKSLGVKVVDDVDKKSFTAIADPYLDKLAKELGPHAEKIEKLIRAIN, from the coding sequence ATGGCCGCGGCAGCGCTGCTGCTGCCGGCGAAAGTCGGCGCGCAGGAGGTCAAGCACTTCCGCTTCGCCTACGACCAGCCGCGCAACACCGGATATTCGATCGCCGGCGATCTGTTTGCCGAGAAGCTCAAGGAATTGAGCAAGGGCACCATGATCGTCGATCAATATCCCGGCGCCCAGCTCGGCCAGGAGCCGCAGCTGCTGCAACTCGTCAAGTCGGGCGATATCGAGTTCGCGATCATCTCCTCCGCCAACACTGCGACGATCTCGCCGCAGGCCGGCGTGATGTCGCTGCATTTCCTGTTCCGCAACGAGGCCCATGTCATCAAGGCGCTGGCGGACCCGCAGGTGTACGACGCGATCAAGACCATGATCGACGAGACCGCGCAGGGCCTGCATGTGATCGGCACCGGCTCGCAGGGCGTGCGGCACATCTACGGCAAGAAGGAGATCCACAACGTCGGCGACCTCAAGGGCATGAAGGTCCGCGTGCAGGCCACAGCGACCGAGGACACCATGTTCCCGGCCTACGGTGCGCAGACGGTGCATATGCCGTTCGGCAGCGTCTATACGTCGCTGCAGACCGGCGTGGTCGATGCCGCCGAGAACAGCATCAACGTCTACCTCGTCAACAAGCACTACGAGGTGGCACCGGTGCTCAACATCACCGAGCACGAAGCCAACAACGCGCTGGTGTTCGTCTCCGACAAGCTGTGGCAGAGCCTCACCGCCGAGCAGAAGCAGTGGGTGCAGACGGCCGCAAACGAGGTCAGCGCCAAGGAGCCGGCCAAGGCATTTGACCTGGAGCGGACCGCGCTGACCAAGCTGAAATCGCTGGGGGTCAAGGTGGTCGATGACGTGGACAAGAAGAGCTTCACCGCGATCGCCGATCCCTATCTCGACAAGCTCGCCAAGGAGCTCGGCCCGCACGCCGAGAAGATCGAGAAACTGATCCGCGCGATCAACTAG
- a CDS encoding TRAP transporter small permease, translating to MAIADRLVLQRQRHLKWRALDRLELILMMLCGLLCFGFSLSVTADIVTRTIGHPWLWLQEVTSTLFIYAIFIGAAAATRRNDHLYLTALSEAMHGTPRLIVEIVIRLVVLGVAFCLVWYGYQNYLRGFGSFRLPSGTPIASLYAIIPLSGILIGLFTIEQLVNGIRNGFDHPEPPDEDLPIPVIDSSVTGAQP from the coding sequence ATGGCCATCGCCGACCGACTGGTGCTGCAACGGCAGCGGCATCTGAAATGGCGGGCGCTGGATCGGCTCGAACTGATCCTGATGATGCTGTGCGGGCTGTTGTGCTTCGGCTTTTCGCTCTCGGTCACCGCCGACATCGTCACCCGCACCATCGGCCATCCCTGGCTGTGGCTGCAGGAGGTGACCTCGACGCTGTTCATCTACGCGATCTTCATCGGCGCTGCGGCCGCGACGCGGCGCAACGATCATCTCTATCTCACCGCGCTCTCGGAGGCGATGCACGGCACGCCGCGGCTGATCGTCGAGATCGTGATCCGGCTCGTGGTGCTCGGCGTCGCGTTCTGCCTGGTCTGGTACGGCTATCAGAATTACCTGCGCGGCTTCGGCAGCTTCCGGCTGCCGTCGGGCACGCCGATCGCCTCGCTCTACGCCATCATCCCGCTGTCCGGCATCCTGATCGGCCTGTTCACGATCGAGCAACTCGTCAACGGCATCCGCAACGGCTTTGATCATCCGGAGCCGCCGGACGAGGACCTCCCGATTCCCGTGATCGACAGCAGCGTGACGGGAGCGCAGCCGTGA
- a CDS encoding TRAP transporter large permease has translation MSAPVVLALMSFCFLFFGYLGVPVPFSLMAGVFVGAMLSDVSLAAIIQKIFDGVDSEALLAIPFFLLVGELMSSANVVVRIANLSVSLVGHIRGGLSQVVVVFSMFFSEMSGSTTADVAVMSRALGGPMKREGYEPAFIAAIIASASTIAALVPPSITAVVYGAVGNVSIAGLFMAGVVPGLMIGFGLMIYCYFFGPSGLRKPRAPLRQVVFAAGDAALPLMIPVILLGGILTGWFTPTEAGVVAVVYIILVVIPALNRGHLKKIPYDFCLAGLIFSLPLITIGAANAFGWMLAYLRGAMVIADWITSIAGNDPHLIMLLMVLLFTVVGDFIEPVPTIIIFMPLVNALTQAGDINGVHMGVVLIATLAFGLITPPYGLVLLMASKFVGVSFAKALRAALPIYVVFLVTICFTIYFPKVVLWLPKQVIPESVGCFKAPGGKGYICPN, from the coding sequence GTGAGCGCGCCGGTCGTGCTGGCGCTGATGTCGTTCTGCTTCCTGTTCTTCGGCTATCTCGGCGTGCCGGTGCCGTTCTCGCTGATGGCCGGCGTGTTCGTCGGCGCCATGCTGTCGGATGTCTCGCTGGCTGCGATCATCCAGAAGATTTTCGATGGCGTCGATTCCGAGGCGTTGCTGGCGATCCCGTTCTTCCTCTTGGTCGGCGAGCTCATGAGCTCGGCCAATGTCGTGGTCCGGATCGCCAATCTGTCGGTGTCGCTGGTCGGCCATATCAGGGGCGGGCTGTCGCAGGTCGTGGTCGTCTTCAGCATGTTCTTCTCGGAGATGTCGGGCTCGACCACGGCCGACGTCGCGGTGATGAGCCGGGCGCTCGGCGGACCGATGAAGCGGGAAGGCTACGAGCCGGCCTTCATCGCCGCAATCATCGCCTCCGCCTCGACCATCGCGGCGCTGGTGCCGCCGAGCATCACGGCGGTGGTCTATGGCGCGGTCGGCAACGTCTCGATCGCCGGCCTGTTCATGGCCGGCGTGGTGCCCGGGTTGATGATCGGCTTCGGGCTGATGATCTACTGCTATTTCTTCGGCCCATCCGGCCTGCGCAAACCGCGCGCGCCGCTGCGCCAAGTCGTTTTCGCCGCCGGCGACGCCGCGCTGCCGCTGATGATCCCGGTGATCCTGCTCGGCGGCATCCTGACCGGCTGGTTCACGCCGACCGAAGCCGGCGTGGTCGCGGTGGTCTACATCATCCTGGTCGTGATCCCCGCGCTCAATCGCGGACACCTGAAGAAGATCCCGTACGACTTCTGCCTCGCCGGCCTGATCTTCTCGCTGCCGCTGATCACGATCGGCGCCGCGAACGCATTCGGCTGGATGCTCGCCTATCTCCGGGGCGCGATGGTCATCGCCGACTGGATCACCTCGATCGCGGGCAACGATCCGCATCTCATCATGCTGCTGATGGTGCTGCTGTTCACCGTGGTCGGCGATTTCATCGAGCCGGTGCCGACCATCATCATCTTCATGCCGCTGGTCAACGCGCTGACCCAGGCCGGCGACATCAATGGCGTCCATATGGGCGTGGTGCTGATCGCAACTTTGGCCTTCGGCCTGATCACGCCGCCCTATGGACTTGTGCTGCTGATGGCCTCGAAATTCGTCGGCGTCAGCTTTGCAAAAGCCTTGCGTGCGGCACTCCCGATCTACGTCGTGTTCCTGGTCACGATCTGCTTCACGATCTATTTCCCGAAGGTCGTGCTGTGGCTGCCCAAACAGGTGATCCCGGAATCGGTCGGCTGCTTCAAGGCGCCGGGCGGCAAGGGCTACATCTGTCCGAATTAG
- a CDS encoding enoyl-CoA hydratase/isomerase family protein has product MPETASANDPALLRVDGPVATITLNRPAAFNAIDLAIAKKLEQLGAQIEADKNIRVLVIEGAGRAFCAGGDLQTIGAAAEANNIPPVVGELLRHYHAFITSLRRMPKLVLASVHGSAAGAGLSLAFVADLCIAAEDARFTPAYAKIGVSPDGGGTVGLAASVGSRRALQIFLAEDGFTAQQAQQWGLVAKVVPAAELKAATREFALRLAHNAPAGLAATKALIHQAPTTPIEAQLDAERDAIIACMDTDEFRVAVKKFTSKSK; this is encoded by the coding sequence ATGCCAGAAACCGCCTCAGCCAATGACCCCGCCCTGCTCCGGGTCGACGGTCCCGTCGCGACCATCACACTGAACCGGCCCGCCGCGTTCAATGCCATCGACCTGGCGATTGCGAAGAAGCTCGAGCAGCTCGGCGCCCAAATCGAAGCCGACAAGAATATCCGCGTTCTCGTCATCGAGGGCGCCGGCCGTGCCTTCTGCGCCGGCGGCGACCTGCAAACCATCGGCGCCGCCGCCGAGGCCAACAACATTCCGCCAGTGGTCGGCGAGCTGCTCAGGCATTACCATGCCTTCATCACGTCGCTGCGGCGGATGCCGAAGCTGGTGCTGGCCAGCGTGCACGGCTCCGCAGCCGGCGCCGGCCTGTCGCTCGCCTTCGTCGCCGATCTCTGCATCGCCGCCGAGGACGCCCGCTTCACGCCGGCCTACGCCAAGATCGGCGTCTCGCCCGATGGCGGCGGCACCGTGGGACTTGCCGCCAGCGTCGGCTCGCGCCGCGCGCTGCAGATCTTCCTCGCCGAGGACGGCTTTACCGCGCAGCAGGCCCAGCAATGGGGCCTCGTCGCCAAGGTGGTGCCGGCCGCCGAGCTGAAGGCGGCAACCCGCGAGTTCGCATTGCGGCTCGCGCACAACGCCCCCGCCGGCCTCGCGGCCACCAAGGCGCTGATCCATCAGGCGCCGACCACGCCGATCGAGGCTCAGCTCGATGCCGAGCGCGACGCGATCATCGCCTGCATGGACACCGACGAGTTCCGCGTCGCGGTGAAGAAGTTCACCAGCAAATCGAAGTAG
- a CDS encoding NAD(P)/FAD-dependent oxidoreductase, producing MTGAVIIVGAGHAGFQLAASLRQAGFAERIALLNDEGHLPYQRPPLSKAYLKGTGGPESLMFRPEKFYQDNKIELITDRAHAIDRNARKVTLASGGTLDYGHLVFATGARNRLLDIPNAKLDGVRYLRILDESQALRDLIAPGMRVVVIGAGFIGLEFAATARGKGLEVDVVELAPRVMARAVTAEISEFSQARHTAAGIRIHLGVQVTAIEASGAKVTGVSLSNGTHIPADLVVVGVGVLPNVELAGEAGLPVASGIIVDEHLSTADPNVSAIGDCALYTSKRFGGSLRLESVQNATDHARCVAARLTGKTEVYDGLPWFWSDQGPDKLQMAGLTTGYDRVVVRGDRAQGAFSAFCYQGDTLLGIESVNRAGDHMFGRRLLGAGGSITPEQAADSSFDLKSALG from the coding sequence ATGACGGGTGCAGTCATCATCGTCGGCGCCGGACACGCCGGCTTCCAGCTCGCGGCGTCGCTGCGCCAGGCCGGCTTTGCCGAGCGCATTGCGCTGCTCAACGACGAGGGGCATCTGCCGTATCAGCGGCCGCCTTTGTCGAAGGCCTATCTGAAGGGAACCGGCGGGCCCGAAAGCCTGATGTTCCGACCTGAGAAGTTCTACCAGGACAACAAGATCGAGCTGATCACCGATCGCGCCCATGCAATCGACCGCAACGCGCGCAAGGTGACGCTCGCCTCCGGCGGTACGCTCGACTACGGTCATCTGGTGTTCGCGACCGGCGCGCGGAACCGGCTGCTCGATATTCCCAATGCGAAACTCGACGGGGTGCGCTATTTGCGCATCCTCGACGAGAGCCAGGCGCTGCGCGACCTGATCGCGCCAGGCATGCGCGTCGTCGTGATCGGCGCCGGCTTCATCGGGCTCGAATTTGCCGCCACCGCGCGCGGCAAGGGGCTCGAGGTCGACGTGGTCGAGCTCGCGCCGCGGGTGATGGCGCGAGCGGTGACTGCTGAAATCTCCGAGTTCTCGCAGGCCCGGCACACAGCTGCCGGCATCCGCATCCATCTCGGCGTTCAGGTCACGGCGATCGAGGCCAGTGGCGCCAAGGTCACCGGCGTCAGCCTGAGCAATGGCACGCATATCCCGGCCGACCTCGTCGTGGTCGGCGTCGGCGTGCTGCCGAATGTGGAGCTCGCGGGCGAGGCCGGCTTGCCGGTGGCATCCGGCATCATCGTCGACGAGCATCTGTCGACCGCCGATCCGAATGTATCAGCGATCGGCGATTGTGCGCTCTATACCAGCAAGCGCTTCGGCGGATCGCTGCGGCTGGAATCGGTGCAGAACGCGACCGACCATGCGCGCTGCGTGGCCGCGCGCTTGACCGGCAAGACCGAGGTCTATGACGGCCTGCCCTGGTTCTGGAGCGACCAGGGCCCCGACAAGCTGCAGATGGCCGGCCTCACCACCGGCTACGACCGCGTCGTGGTGCGCGGCGACCGCGCACAGGGGGCGTTCTCGGCGTTCTGCTACCAGGGCGACACACTGCTCGGCATCGAGTCGGTCAACCGCGCCGGCGATCACATGTTCGGCCGCAGGCTGCTCGGCGCCGGCGGCTCGATCACGCCGGAGCAGGCGGCGGATTCGAGCTTCGATCTGAAGAGCGCGCTGGGTTGA